Genomic window (Streptomyces sp. NBC_01431):
CGTACCGAAGGGGACGCTCGGCCACCGGTGGGCCAAGGGCTCGGAGGGCGAGTGGAATCTGGACCTGGGCGGGGTCGATCCGCTGCTCTCCTTCCACGCCCACGAAGGCACGTACAACGGCGGCCCCGGCGTCGAGGTGGTGCTTCCCCGGTTCGACGAGCCGGGCCGCACGGTGACCCGCGGGGTGCCGGTGCGCGAGCTCGGCGGCCGCCTGGTGACCACCGTGTTCGACCTGCTGTTCGCCCAGTACGCGGTGGCCCGCCCCGGCCTGGCCGGTCAGTGGCCCAGCGGCTACGACGACGCCACGCAGCCCTGTACCCCGGCCTGGCAGGAGGCGATCACGTCGGTGCCCGCGGCCGCCGCGATCCGCACGGCACGGGAGTTCGCCCGGACCGCCGAGCAGAGCCGCGGCCGCTCCATGATCGTGATGGGGGCGGGCACCAACCACTGGTTCCACTCCGACACCATCTACCGGTCGTTCCTGTCGCTGCTCATCCTCACCGGCTGCCAGGGCGTCAACGGCGGCGGCTGGGCGCACTACGTCGGCCAGGAGAAGGTGCGGCCGTACGCCGGCTGGCAGCAGCTGTCCTCGGCGGCGGACTGGGTCCGCCCCTCGCGCCAGATGGCCGGTACGCCGTACTGGTACCTGCACACCGACCAGTGGCGTTACGAGTCGTACGCCGCCGACGCCCTGGCCTCGCCCACGGCCCGGGGCACCTTCACCGGGCAGCACACCGCCGACCTGGTGGCGCAGTCGGCGCGGCTCGGCTGGATGCCCTCGTACCCGACGTTCTCCGCCAACCCGCTGGACCTGGGGCGCCAGGTGCACGAGAGCGGTCAGGAGCCGGAGGACTGGACGGCCAGTCAACTCGCCGCAGGACAAATGGACTTCGCCTGTCAGGACCCGGACGCGCCCCGCAACTGGCCGCGCGTCCTCACCGTGTGGCGGGCCAACCTCATTGGATCCTCCGCCAAGGGCAACGAGTACTTCCTGCGCCATCTGCTGGGCGCGCGGGACGGCGCGAGCGCCCAGCAGGCGCCGCCCGGACGGCGGCCGAACACGCTCACGTGGCACGACGAGGCTCCGCGCGGCAAGCTCGACCTGCTGCTGAGCCTCGACTTCCGGATGACCTCCACCACACTGTTCTCGGACCTCGTCCTGCCCGCCGCCACCTGGTACGAGAAGCACGACCTCTCCAGCACGGACATGCACCCCTACGTGCACGCCTTCAGCCCCGCGATCAGTCCGCCCTGGCAGGCCCGCACCGACTTCGAGATCTTCCACTGCCTGGCCCGCAAGGTGAGCGAACTGGCCAAGGGCCGTCTGGACGTGGCGTACGACCTGGTGGCCACCGCCCTCCAGCACGACACCCCGGGCGAGACCGCACAGCCCGGCGGCCACGCGGCCGACTGGCGCGACGGACACGCCCCGCCGGAACCGGGACGCAACGCACCGGCGGTCACGCTCGTCGAGCGTGACTACACCGCGATCGCGGACAAGCTGGCCGCCTTCGGGCCGCTGGCCGAGGAGCACGGCATGACGGTCAAGGGAGTCACCGTGACGCCCGGACCCGAGGCGGCCTGGCTGGCCGCCCGGTGCGGGCGGGCGGCCGGGGGCGCGGCCGACGGGCGGCCACTGCTCGATACGGACGTCAAACTGTGCGAGGCGATCCTGGCACTGTCCGGAACCACCAACGGGCGCCTCGCGGCGGAGGGGTTCGACCGGCTCGCCGACCGCGTCGGGCCCGACGCCGGGCTCGCGGAACTCGCCGCCTCGGTGGCCGAACGCCGAGTGGTGTTCTCCGACACCCAGGAACGCCCCGTGCAGGTCGGCGCCAGCTTCGAGTGGTCCGGCAAGGAAGCCTCCGACCGCAGGTACTCGCCCTTCACCATCAACACCGAGCACGACAAGCCCTGGCACACCCTCACCGGACGCCAGCACTTCTACCTCGACCACGACTGGATGTCCGAACTCGGCGAGCAACTCCCCGTCTACCGCCCGCCGTTGAACATGGCCGAGCTGGGCGAGAACGGCCCGGCAGCCGGACTGGAGGAGGGCCGTGCGGTGACGGTCCGCTACCTCACCCCGCACTCGAAGTGGTCCATCCACTCCGAGTACCAGGAGAACCTGCTGATGCAGACCCTCGCCCGCGGCGGCCCGGTCATCTGGATGAGCCCGGCGGACGCCGAGGCGATCGGGGCGGCCGACAACGACTGGGTGGAAGCCGTCAACGCCAACGGCGTCGTGGTGGCCCGCGCCGTGGTCTCACACCGCATGCCGACAGGCACCGTGTTCATGTACCACGTACAGGAGCGCCTGGTGAACGTGCCCAAGTCCGAGACGACCGGGCGACGCGGCGGCGTCCACAACTCCCTGACCAAACTGCTCATCAAGCCGACCCATCTCATCGGCGGATACGGCCAGTTGTCGTTCGCACCCAACTACTACGGTCCGACCGGAAACCAGCGGGACGCGGTCACGACGATCCGGCGCCGCGCACAGAACGTGGAGTACTGACATGGCACCCAGGAACATCTCCAAGCCCCGCCCCCGACGGGTCATGGCACAGGTGGCCATGGTCATGAACCTCGACAAGTGCATCGGCTGCCACACCTGCTCGGTCACCTGCAAACAGACCTGGACCAACCGCACCGGCACCGAGTACGTCTGGTTCAACAACGTCGAGACCCGTCCGGGCCAGGGCTACCCCCGCGGATACGAGGACCAGGACAAGTGGAAGGGCGGCTGGCAGCTCAAGCACGGCCGCCTCGTGCCGCGCACCGGCGGCCGGGCCCGGCGCCTCGCCCGGCTGTTCGCCAACCCCGAACTGCCCACCCTGGACGACTACTACCAGCCCTGGACCTACGACTACGAGAACCTGACCACCGCCCCGCTCGGCGACGACCTCCCCAGCGCACCACCGCGCTCCCTCATCGACGGCCGCCCCACCGACGTCACCTGGGGACCCAACTGGGACGACGACCTCGGCGGCGGACCCGGGCAACTGTCCGCCGACCCGGTCCTGCGCAGCATGAGCGAGAAGGTGCGCCTGGAGTACGAGCAGGCGTTCATGTTCTACCTGCCGCGCATCTGCGAACACTGCCTCAACCCTTCCTGCGTCGCGGCCTGCCCTTCGGGCGCGATGTACAAGAGGATCGAGGACGGCATCGTCCTGGTCGACCAGGACC
Coding sequences:
- a CDS encoding nitrate reductase subunit alpha; protein product: MARGKARAEAERAAADAAARLFRAGQLLRKAPTTLDLRAVYRPDQSVNDAPYRERWAHDKVVRSTHGVNCTGSCSWKVYVKDGLITWETQQTDYPSVGPDRPEYEPRGCPRGASFSWYTYSPTRVRHPMARGVLVELFRAAKERHGADPVAAWAEVTSDPEQRRRYQSARGRGGLVRIGWDEALEIAAAAQVHTIKEYGPDRVAGFSPIPAMSMASHAAGARYHSLIGAPMISFYDWYADLPIASPQVFGDQTDVPESGDWWDAAYLMLWGSNVPVTRTPDAHWMAEARYRGQKVVVVSPDYADATKFADEWLHPHPGTDGALAMAMGHVVLTEFFVQRQVPYFTDYVKRFTDLPFLVALDEYGEGQYVPGKFVTAADLGLAQYADAESRQWMPVLVDADTEDVVVPKGTLGHRWAKGSEGEWNLDLGGVDPLLSFHAHEGTYNGGPGVEVVLPRFDEPGRTVTRGVPVRELGGRLVTTVFDLLFAQYAVARPGLAGQWPSGYDDATQPCTPAWQEAITSVPAAAAIRTAREFARTAEQSRGRSMIVMGAGTNHWFHSDTIYRSFLSLLILTGCQGVNGGGWAHYVGQEKVRPYAGWQQLSSAADWVRPSRQMAGTPYWYLHTDQWRYESYAADALASPTARGTFTGQHTADLVAQSARLGWMPSYPTFSANPLDLGRQVHESGQEPEDWTASQLAAGQMDFACQDPDAPRNWPRVLTVWRANLIGSSAKGNEYFLRHLLGARDGASAQQAPPGRRPNTLTWHDEAPRGKLDLLLSLDFRMTSTTLFSDLVLPAATWYEKHDLSSTDMHPYVHAFSPAISPPWQARTDFEIFHCLARKVSELAKGRLDVAYDLVATALQHDTPGETAQPGGHAADWRDGHAPPEPGRNAPAVTLVERDYTAIADKLAAFGPLAEEHGMTVKGVTVTPGPEAAWLAARCGRAAGGAADGRPLLDTDVKLCEAILALSGTTNGRLAAEGFDRLADRVGPDAGLAELAASVAERRVVFSDTQERPVQVGASFEWSGKEASDRRYSPFTINTEHDKPWHTLTGRQHFYLDHDWMSELGEQLPVYRPPLNMAELGENGPAAGLEEGRAVTVRYLTPHSKWSIHSEYQENLLMQTLARGGPVIWMSPADAEAIGAADNDWVEAVNANGVVVARAVVSHRMPTGTVFMYHVQERLVNVPKSETTGRRGGVHNSLTKLLIKPTHLIGGYGQLSFAPNYYGPTGNQRDAVTTIRRRAQNVEY